Proteins from one Juglans microcarpa x Juglans regia isolate MS1-56 chromosome 1S, Jm3101_v1.0, whole genome shotgun sequence genomic window:
- the LOC121245800 gene encoding probable receptor-like protein kinase At2g23200 isoform X3, with protein MEVLPSHKLLFRRCLLVPLQITSLLFLSSAYSPPDNFFINCGAHSNTSVDTRVFVGDRGFIVGKGETVKNSNSSASSSPLYQTAKVFKHPSLYRFDINQDGTYIVRLHFFVFLSHTDLSVARFNVSVSGLSFLTNYSFRNVTSSPRIEEFLLAIPEGEFKIYFIPYEPSSAFVNAIEVFLGPESIIPDKAPHITSLGAKSNYTGLSSKVLHKIHRIDVGGSTSKLDELWRNWDSDDKYLYPKDATYQYKGETPNNQTERIPKYIAPAFVYQTIRRLNIDGSSNSSLPKVTWSFPVNKNSNNFLRVHFSDIISVTPNDWWFNLYINRNFSKEMSPYGITETIGIVPFYIDFVVDSDGLGFVNVSIGPVEGSRIYNALLTGLEIMEVVKESGFIPPREIEVAKKKLSPAIIIGPACFGAFFILVLLVALGLKFRKPGHDQILGVPLYGGFSSKSRLTQRGPNASLADPSLNLSLRVPFSEILRATNNFNAKLLIGEGGFGKVYKGTLKNGTKVAVKRSDPRHGQGREEFQTEITVLSQIRHRHLVSLIGYCDERREMILVYEFMENGTLRDHLYHSNNNSEKSTSRSEFSWKQRLEICIGAAKGLHYLHTGAAGGIIHRDVKSSNILLDERYVAKVTDFGLSKSGLDSENFTMGVKGSFGYLDPKYLRTLQLTKKSDVYSFGVVLLEVLCSRPAIIQSSQYDEVSLADWGMLWQRKGQLEKIIDPVLVGNINQNSLKIFGDTVEKCLKAFSTERPTMQEVLFYLNYALRLQETGMPRESFEDSATITTSLELQFPVILNFSVHEDDDAPIGGDDSSNMEILH; from the exons ATGGAAGTTCTTCCCTCCCATAAGCTTCTTTTCCGACGCTGTCTTCTCGTACCTCTCCAAATCACCTCccttctgtttctctcttcaGCTTACTCTCCTCCTGataatttcttcatcaactGTGGAGCACACTCCAACACCAGCGTCGATACCCGAGTCTTCGTTGGCGACCGGGGTTTCATAGTCGGAAAGGGAGAAACTGTCAAAAACAGCAACTCATCAGCAAGCAGTTCACCTCTCTATCAAACGGCAAAAGTTTTCAAACACCCGTCTTTATATAGGTTTGACATCAACCAGGATGGCACATACATTGTACGCCtccatttctttgttttcttgtcaCATACTGATCTGTCTGTTGCTCGGTTCAATGTTTCTGTTTCTGGGCTTTCATTTTTGACGAACTATAGCTTCCGAAACGTTACTAGTTCTCCAAGGATTGAGGAATTCTTGCTCGCCATCCCAGAAGGTGAATTTAAAATCTACTTCATACCCTACGAGCCATCTTCGGCTTTTGTGAATGCCATAGAAGTCTTTCTTGGCCCCGAGAGCATCATCCCTGATAAGGCTCCTCACATTACTTCTCTAGGAGCTAAGAGTAACTACACTGGTTTGAGCTCTAAGGTTCTGCATAAAATCCATAGGATCGACGTTGGAGGTTCTACATCCAAGCTCGATGAATTATGGAGGAATTGGGATTCAGATGATAAATACTTATACCCAAAAGATGCCACGTATCAGTACAAAGGCGAAACGCCTAATAACCAGACCGAAAGGATCCCCAAGTATATTGCCCCAGCTTTTGTGTATCAGACGATCAGACGGTTGAATATAGATGGTAGCAGCAACTCCAGTTTACCAAAGGTAACTTGGAGTTTTCCTGTCAATAAGAATTCTAATAACTTTCTTCGGGTCCATTTCTCCGACATAATAAGTGTAACACCTAATGACTGGTGGTTCAATCTCTATATCAATAGAAATTTCAGTAAGGAGATGAGTCCTTATGGTATAACTGAGACGATCGGCATTGTTCCATTTTACATCGATTTTGTGGTTGATTCGGATGGTTTGGGATTTGTGAATGTTAGTATCGGCCCAGTGGAGGGCTCTCGGATATATAATGCCCTTTTGACTGGGTTGGAGATTATGGAGGTAGTGAAGGAGTCGGGTTTCATTCCTCCTAGGGAAATTGAAGTAGCGAAAAAGAAACTTTCCCCTGCTATTATAATTGGTCCTGCATGTTTTGGGGCGTTTTTCATTTTGGTATTATTGGTGGCGTTGGGTTTGAAATTCAGGAAACCAGGGCATGATCAGATTTTGGGAGTGCCTCTTTATGGAGGATTTAGTTCGAAAAGCAGGTTGACTCAAAGAGGTCCTAATGCTTCCCTTGCTGATCCTAGTCTAAACCTTAGTTTAAGGGTACCTTTTTCTGAAATACTGCGTGCAACGAATAACTTCAATGCCAAATTATTAATTGGTGAGGGTGGATTTGGGAAAGTCTACAAAGGAACTCTTAAAAATGGCACCAAAGTGGCTGTGAAACGAAGTGATCCACGACATGGGCAGGGTCGGGAGGAATTCCAAACGGAGATCACGGTGTTGTCTCAGATTCGTCATCGCCATCTTGTTTCTCTAATTGGATATTGTGATGAACGGCGTGAGATGATACTGGTTTATGAATTTATGGAAAATGGGACTCTCAGAGATCACCTCTATCATTCAAATAACAACTCTGAGAAATCAA CTTCAAGGTCTGAATTTTCTTGGAAGCAAAGACTAGAAATATGCATTGGTGCGGCAAAGGGCCTGCACTATCTACACACTGGTGCGGCTGGAGGAATCATTCACCGTGACGTTAAGTCATCAAACATTCTTCTCGATGAACGTTATGTGGCTAAAGTTACCGACTTCGGCCTTTCAAAATCCGGCCTTGATTCGGAAAACTTCACCATGGGTGTAAAGGGTAGCTTTGGTTATCTTGATCCAAAATACCTTAGAACCCTGCAGTTGACAAAGAAATCTGATGTATACTCCTTTGGAGTTGTACTTCTTGAAGTTCTTTGTTCTAGACCGGctattatacagtcatctcaGTATGATGAGGTGAGCTTAGCAGACTGGGGGATGCTATGGCAAAGGAAAGGTCAACTCGAGAAGATTATCGATCCGGTGCTTGTTGGTAACATTAATCAAaattcattgaaaatatttggtgaTACTGTAGAGAAGTGTTTGAAGGCATTTAGTACTGAGAGGCCGACTATGCAAGAAGTGTTATTTTACCTAAATTATGCACTACGGCTTCAAGAAACTGGGATGCCCAGAGAGTCATTCGAGGACAGCGCGACGATTACCACT
- the LOC121245800 gene encoding probable receptor-like protein kinase At2g23200 isoform X1, with protein MEVLPSHKLLFRRCLLVPLQITSLLFLSSAYSPPDNFFINCGAHSNTSVDTRVFVGDRGFIVGKGETVKNSNSSASSSPLYQTAKVFKHPSLYRFDINQDGTYIVRLHFFVFLSHTDLSVARFNVSVSGLSFLTNYSFRNVTSSPRIEEFLLAIPEGEFKIYFIPYEPSSAFVNAIEVFLGPESIIPDKAPHITSLGAKSNYTGLSSKVLHKIHRIDVGGSTSKLDELWRNWDSDDKYLYPKDATYQYKGETPNNQTERIPKYIAPAFVYQTIRRLNIDGSSNSSLPKVTWSFPVNKNSNNFLRVHFSDIISVTPNDWWFNLYINRNFSKEMSPYGITETIGIVPFYIDFVVDSDGLGFVNVSIGPVEGSRIYNALLTGLEIMEVVKESGFIPPREIEVAKKKLSPAIIIGPACFGAFFILVLLVALGLKFRKPGHDQILGVPLYGGFSSKSRLTQRGPNASLADPSLNLSLRVPFSEILRATNNFNAKLLIGEGGFGKVYKGTLKNGTKVAVKRSDPRHGQGREEFQTEITVLSQIRHRHLVSLIGYCDERREMILVYEFMENGTLRDHLYHSNNNSEKSTSRSEFSWKQRLEICIGAAKGLHYLHTGAAGGIIHRDVKSSNILLDERYVAKVTDFGLSKSGLDSENFTMGVKGSFGYLDPKYLRTLQLTKKSDVYSFGVVLLEVLCSRPAIIQSSQYDEVSLADWGMLWQRKGQLEKIIDPVLVGNINQNSLKIFGDTVEKCLKAFSTERPTMQEVLFYLNYALRLQETGMPRESFEDSATITTSLELQFPVILNFSVHEDDDAPIGGDDSSNMEVSEV; from the exons ATGGAAGTTCTTCCCTCCCATAAGCTTCTTTTCCGACGCTGTCTTCTCGTACCTCTCCAAATCACCTCccttctgtttctctcttcaGCTTACTCTCCTCCTGataatttcttcatcaactGTGGAGCACACTCCAACACCAGCGTCGATACCCGAGTCTTCGTTGGCGACCGGGGTTTCATAGTCGGAAAGGGAGAAACTGTCAAAAACAGCAACTCATCAGCAAGCAGTTCACCTCTCTATCAAACGGCAAAAGTTTTCAAACACCCGTCTTTATATAGGTTTGACATCAACCAGGATGGCACATACATTGTACGCCtccatttctttgttttcttgtcaCATACTGATCTGTCTGTTGCTCGGTTCAATGTTTCTGTTTCTGGGCTTTCATTTTTGACGAACTATAGCTTCCGAAACGTTACTAGTTCTCCAAGGATTGAGGAATTCTTGCTCGCCATCCCAGAAGGTGAATTTAAAATCTACTTCATACCCTACGAGCCATCTTCGGCTTTTGTGAATGCCATAGAAGTCTTTCTTGGCCCCGAGAGCATCATCCCTGATAAGGCTCCTCACATTACTTCTCTAGGAGCTAAGAGTAACTACACTGGTTTGAGCTCTAAGGTTCTGCATAAAATCCATAGGATCGACGTTGGAGGTTCTACATCCAAGCTCGATGAATTATGGAGGAATTGGGATTCAGATGATAAATACTTATACCCAAAAGATGCCACGTATCAGTACAAAGGCGAAACGCCTAATAACCAGACCGAAAGGATCCCCAAGTATATTGCCCCAGCTTTTGTGTATCAGACGATCAGACGGTTGAATATAGATGGTAGCAGCAACTCCAGTTTACCAAAGGTAACTTGGAGTTTTCCTGTCAATAAGAATTCTAATAACTTTCTTCGGGTCCATTTCTCCGACATAATAAGTGTAACACCTAATGACTGGTGGTTCAATCTCTATATCAATAGAAATTTCAGTAAGGAGATGAGTCCTTATGGTATAACTGAGACGATCGGCATTGTTCCATTTTACATCGATTTTGTGGTTGATTCGGATGGTTTGGGATTTGTGAATGTTAGTATCGGCCCAGTGGAGGGCTCTCGGATATATAATGCCCTTTTGACTGGGTTGGAGATTATGGAGGTAGTGAAGGAGTCGGGTTTCATTCCTCCTAGGGAAATTGAAGTAGCGAAAAAGAAACTTTCCCCTGCTATTATAATTGGTCCTGCATGTTTTGGGGCGTTTTTCATTTTGGTATTATTGGTGGCGTTGGGTTTGAAATTCAGGAAACCAGGGCATGATCAGATTTTGGGAGTGCCTCTTTATGGAGGATTTAGTTCGAAAAGCAGGTTGACTCAAAGAGGTCCTAATGCTTCCCTTGCTGATCCTAGTCTAAACCTTAGTTTAAGGGTACCTTTTTCTGAAATACTGCGTGCAACGAATAACTTCAATGCCAAATTATTAATTGGTGAGGGTGGATTTGGGAAAGTCTACAAAGGAACTCTTAAAAATGGCACCAAAGTGGCTGTGAAACGAAGTGATCCACGACATGGGCAGGGTCGGGAGGAATTCCAAACGGAGATCACGGTGTTGTCTCAGATTCGTCATCGCCATCTTGTTTCTCTAATTGGATATTGTGATGAACGGCGTGAGATGATACTGGTTTATGAATTTATGGAAAATGGGACTCTCAGAGATCACCTCTATCATTCAAATAACAACTCTGAGAAATCAA CTTCAAGGTCTGAATTTTCTTGGAAGCAAAGACTAGAAATATGCATTGGTGCGGCAAAGGGCCTGCACTATCTACACACTGGTGCGGCTGGAGGAATCATTCACCGTGACGTTAAGTCATCAAACATTCTTCTCGATGAACGTTATGTGGCTAAAGTTACCGACTTCGGCCTTTCAAAATCCGGCCTTGATTCGGAAAACTTCACCATGGGTGTAAAGGGTAGCTTTGGTTATCTTGATCCAAAATACCTTAGAACCCTGCAGTTGACAAAGAAATCTGATGTATACTCCTTTGGAGTTGTACTTCTTGAAGTTCTTTGTTCTAGACCGGctattatacagtcatctcaGTATGATGAGGTGAGCTTAGCAGACTGGGGGATGCTATGGCAAAGGAAAGGTCAACTCGAGAAGATTATCGATCCGGTGCTTGTTGGTAACATTAATCAAaattcattgaaaatatttggtgaTACTGTAGAGAAGTGTTTGAAGGCATTTAGTACTGAGAGGCCGACTATGCAAGAAGTGTTATTTTACCTAAATTATGCACTACGGCTTCAAGAAACTGGGATGCCCAGAGAGTCATTCGAGGACAGCGCGACGATTACCACT
- the LOC121245800 gene encoding probable receptor-like protein kinase At2g23200 isoform X2 yields the protein MEVLPSHKLLFRRCLLVPLQITSLLFLSSAYSPPDNFFINCGAHSNTSVDTRVFVGDRGFIVGKGETVKNSNSSASSSPLYQTAKVFKHPSLYRFDINQDGTYIVRLHFFVFLSHTDLSVARFNVSVSGLSFLTNYSFRNVTSSPRIEEFLLAIPEGEFKIYFIPYEPSSAFVNAIEVFLGPESIIPDKAPHITSLGAKSNYTGLSSKVLHKIHRIDVGGSTSKLDELWRNWDSDDKYLYPKDATYQYKGETPNNQTERIPKYIAPAFVYQTIRRLNIDGSSNSSLPKVTWSFPVNKNSNNFLRVHFSDIISVTPNDWWFNLYINRNFSKEMSPYGITETIGIVPFYIDFVVDSDGLGFVNVSIGPVEGSRIYNALLTGLEIMEVVKESGFIPPREIEVAKKKLSPAIIIGPACFGAFFILVLLVALGLKFRKPGHDQILGVPLYGGFSSKSRLTQRGPNASLADPSLNLSLRVPFSEILRATNNFNAKLLIGEGGFGKVYKGTLKNGTKVAVKRSDPRHGQGREEFQTEITVLSQIRHRHLVSLIGYCDERREMILVYEFMENGTLRDHLYHSNNNSEKSTSRSEFSWKQRLEICIGAAKGLHYLHTGAAGGIIHRDVKSSNILLDERYVAKVTDFGLSKSGLDSENFTMGVKGSFGYLDPKYLRTLQLTKKSDVYSFGVVLLEVLCSRPAIIQSSQYDEVSLADWGMLWQRKGQLEKIIDPVLVGNINQNSLKIFGDTVEKCLKAFSTERPTMQEVLFYLNYALRLQETGMPRESFEDSATITTSLELQFPVILNFSVHEDDDAPIGGDDSSNMEVSEV from the exons ATGGAAGTTCTTCCCTCCCATAAGCTTCTTTTCCGACGCTGTCTTCTCGTACCTCTCCAAATCACCTCccttctgtttctctcttcaGCTTACTCTCCTCCTGataatttcttcatcaactGTGGAGCACACTCCAACACCAGCGTCGATACCCGAGTCTTCGTTGGCGACCGGGGTTTCATAGTCGGAAAGGGAGAAACTGTCAAAAACAGCAACTCATCAGCAAGCAGTTCACCTCTCTATCAAACGGCAAAAGTTTTCAAACACCCGTCTTTATATAGGTTTGACATCAACCAGGATGGCACATACATTGTACGCCtccatttctttgttttcttgtcaCATACTGATCTGTCTGTTGCTCGGTTCAATGTTTCTGTTTCTGGGCTTTCATTTTTGACGAACTATAGCTTCCGAAACGTTACTAGTTCTCCAAGGATTGAGGAATTCTTGCTCGCCATCCCAGAAGGTGAATTTAAAATCTACTTCATACCCTACGAGCCATCTTCGGCTTTTGTGAATGCCATAGAAGTCTTTCTTGGCCCCGAGAGCATCATCCCTGATAAGGCTCCTCACATTACTTCTCTAGGAGCTAAGAGTAACTACACTGGTTTGAGCTCTAAGGTTCTGCATAAAATCCATAGGATCGACGTTGGAGGTTCTACATCCAAGCTCGATGAATTATGGAGGAATTGGGATTCAGATGATAAATACTTATACCCAAAAGATGCCACGTATCAGTACAAAGGCGAAACGCCTAATAACCAGACCGAAAGGATCCCCAAGTATATTGCCCCAGCTTTTGTGTATCAGACGATCAGACGGTTGAATATAGATGGTAGCAGCAACTCCAGTTTACCAAAGGTAACTTGGAGTTTTCCTGTCAATAAGAATTCTAATAACTTTCTTCGGGTCCATTTCTCCGACATAATAAGTGTAACACCTAATGACTGGTGGTTCAATCTCTATATCAATAGAAATTTCAGTAAGGAGATGAGTCCTTATGGTATAACTGAGACGATCGGCATTGTTCCATTTTACATCGATTTTGTGGTTGATTCGGATGGTTTGGGATTTGTGAATGTTAGTATCGGCCCAGTGGAGGGCTCTCGGATATATAATGCCCTTTTGACTGGGTTGGAGATTATGGAGGTAGTGAAGGAGTCGGGTTTCATTCCTCCTAGGGAAATTGAAGTAGCGAAAAAGAAACTTTCCCCTGCTATTATAATTGGTCCTGCATGTTTTGGGGCGTTTTTCATTTTGGTATTATTGGTGGCGTTGGGTTTGAAATTCAGGAAACCAGGGCATGATCAGATTTTGGGAGTGCCTCTTTATGGAGGATTTAGTTCGAAAAGCAGGTTGACTCAAAGAGGTCCTAATGCTTCCCTTGCTGATCCTAGTCTAAACCTTAGTTTAAGGGTACCTTTTTCTGAAATACTGCGTGCAACGAATAACTTCAATGCCAAATTATTAATTGGTGAGGGTGGATTTGGGAAAGTCTACAAAGGAACTCTTAAAAATGGCACCAAAGTGGCTGTGAAACGAAGTGATCCACGACATGGGCAGGGTCGGGAGGAATTCCAAACGGAGATCACGGTGTTGTCTCAGATTCGTCATCGCCATCTTGTTTCTCTAATTGGATATTGTGATGAACGGCGTGAGATGATACTGGTTTATGAATTTATGGAAAATGGGACTCTCAGAGATCACCTCTATCATTCAA ATAACAACTCTGAGAAATCAACTTCAAGGTCTGAATTTTCTTGGAAGCAAAGACTAGAAATATGCATTGGTGCGGCAAAGGGCCTGCACTATCTACACACTGGTGCGGCTGGAGGAATCATTCACCGTGACGTTAAGTCATCAAACATTCTTCTCGATGAACGTTATGTGGCTAAAGTTACCGACTTCGGCCTTTCAAAATCCGGCCTTGATTCGGAAAACTTCACCATGGGTGTAAAGGGTAGCTTTGGTTATCTTGATCCAAAATACCTTAGAACCCTGCAGTTGACAAAGAAATCTGATGTATACTCCTTTGGAGTTGTACTTCTTGAAGTTCTTTGTTCTAGACCGGctattatacagtcatctcaGTATGATGAGGTGAGCTTAGCAGACTGGGGGATGCTATGGCAAAGGAAAGGTCAACTCGAGAAGATTATCGATCCGGTGCTTGTTGGTAACATTAATCAAaattcattgaaaatatttggtgaTACTGTAGAGAAGTGTTTGAAGGCATTTAGTACTGAGAGGCCGACTATGCAAGAAGTGTTATTTTACCTAAATTATGCACTACGGCTTCAAGAAACTGGGATGCCCAGAGAGTCATTCGAGGACAGCGCGACGATTACCACT